The segment GCCCTTTCTGACCCACTTCAACCAGGGGTGGACGACACCCGACGAGTTCTACGTGGTGCTCGCCCTGGGCATTCTTCTCATCGCCGCCAGCAGCGTGTATGGCCGGGTCCGTGAGGCGCTCCGCTGAGACCGAGCGGACCAGCGACGCGAAGCCCCCACTCGTGCCGGCCACGGTGGGGGCCGCGGTGTGTCTCAGCCGGCCGCCCGGGAGAGGCAGGCGAGATAGTTCTTCATGCTGTGGTCGCGCACGGCATCGGTGCCGGGGGAGAACACGTCCGCCGTGTGGCCCTTCAGCGAGTCGCCGACCCGCCCGAACAACGTGGCCTGTTCCTCCAGATTGCCGTCGGCGTCGATGTACTTCTCCACCGCGACGTGCCGGTAGACGGGCTCCGGGGGCACGCGCGGCACGACGTCGTTGTTGTTGACGAACCGGAACATGCGCCCCGCGAACGCCTCGTCGTAGGCGTCGGCCAGGGCTTGGTCACAGGTCCGGGGCTGGCCGTAGGTGTACACACCGTCGGGGACAGCGCG is part of the Spiractinospora alimapuensis genome and harbors:
- a CDS encoding lipase family protein, which gives rise to MYTYGQPRTCDQALADAYDEAFAGRMFRFVNNNDVVPRVPPEPVYRHVAVEKYIDADGNLEEQATLFGRVGDSLKGHTADVFSPGTDAVRDHSMKNYLACLSRAAG